From the genome of Blautia pseudococcoides, one region includes:
- the trpC gene encoding indole-3-glycerol phosphate synthase TrpC encodes MILEQIARDTEIRVTQQKKKVPLQTVKKAAYKMETETGFPFEKVLAKDGLSFICEVKKASPSKGIIAQEFPYLDIAKEYEAAGADAISCLTEPKYFLGCDSYLEEIAKNVKIPVLRKDFVVEEYQIYEAKTLGASAVLLICSLIEPVLLKRYIQVCDTLGISALVETHDEKEISHAVWAGARVIGVNNRNLRDFSVDVGNSTRLRALAPKEVLFVAESGIKGPEDIVRLKENKVNAVLIGETLMKSRDKKKMLTYLKGEETSNEQ; translated from the coding sequence ATGATTCTGGAACAGATTGCAAGAGATACAGAGATTCGTGTAACCCAGCAGAAGAAAAAAGTCCCTCTCCAAACAGTGAAAAAAGCGGCGTACAAGATGGAAACGGAAACGGGGTTTCCATTTGAAAAAGTGCTGGCGAAAGATGGGCTTTCATTTATCTGTGAAGTGAAAAAAGCATCTCCTTCAAAAGGGATCATTGCGCAGGAGTTTCCGTATCTGGACATTGCGAAGGAATACGAAGCGGCAGGAGCAGATGCCATCTCCTGTCTGACGGAACCGAAATACTTTCTGGGCTGTGACAGCTATCTGGAGGAGATCGCAAAAAATGTTAAGATCCCAGTCCTCAGAAAAGATTTTGTTGTGGAGGAATACCAGATATATGAGGCAAAGACTTTGGGTGCCAGCGCTGTGCTCCTTATCTGTTCTCTCATCGAACCGGTACTCCTGAAACGTTATATTCAGGTGTGTGACACCCTGGGGATCTCCGCTCTGGTGGAAACCCATGATGAGAAAGAAATCTCCCATGCCGTTTGGGCAGGGGCCAGGGTCATTGGAGTCAATAACCGGAATCTGAGAGATTTCAGCGTTGATGTGGGAAACAGCACAAGGCTTCGCGCACTGGCGCCGAAAGAAGTCCTGTTCGTGGCGGAGAGCGGTATAAAAGGACCTGAGGACATTGTACGTTTAAAGGAAAATAAAGTGAATGCCGTGCTGATCGGAGAGACACTTATGAAGAGCAGGGACAAGAAAAAAATGCTCACTTACTTAAAAGGAGAAGAAACATCCAATGAGCAGTAA
- a CDS encoding phosphoribosylanthranilate isomerase, whose amino-acid sequence MSSKVKICGLRRLRDIEMANLYEPDYVGFVFAASSRQVTEEDAESLKAELADGILAAGVFVNAPAVQAARIAEKGIIDMIQLHGDEDEAYICSLKRLTGRPVIKAVRVQSREQILQAEKLPCDYLLLDTYTKGQYGGSGKSFDLSLIPGLSKPFFLAGGLNAENVRQALEISGAFAADVSSAVETDGYKDTDKVKAFIQAVREEKR is encoded by the coding sequence ATGAGCAGTAAAGTGAAAATCTGCGGCCTAAGACGGCTCCGGGATATAGAAATGGCGAATTTGTATGAGCCGGATTATGTGGGATTTGTCTTTGCAGCAAGCAGCCGTCAGGTCACGGAAGAAGATGCAGAATCCCTCAAAGCGGAGCTTGCAGATGGGATTTTAGCGGCTGGCGTCTTTGTAAATGCGCCCGCCGTACAGGCAGCCCGCATTGCCGAGAAGGGAATCATTGATATGATCCAGCTCCACGGTGATGAGGATGAAGCATATATCTGCAGCCTGAAAAGACTCACCGGCAGACCAGTGATAAAGGCTGTTCGTGTACAGAGCCGGGAACAGATCCTTCAGGCGGAAAAACTGCCCTGTGATTATCTGCTCCTTGATACATATACAAAAGGGCAGTACGGAGGGAGCGGAAAGAGTTTTGATCTGTCTTTGATCCCGGGGCTTTCCAAGCCATTTTTTCTGGCCGGCGGCCTGAATGCTGAAAACGTGCGGCAAGCGTTGGAGATCAGCGGTGCATTTGCTGCGGATGTGAGCAGCGCGGTGGAGACAGACGGATATAAAGATACAGATAAAGTGAAGGCTTTTATTCAGGCAGTGCGGGAAGAGAAGCGGTAA
- the trpB gene encoding tryptophan synthase subunit beta, producing the protein MSKGRFGNYGGQYIPETLMSAVQELEEAYKKYSKDPAFNKELDDLLKNYAGRPSLLYYAEKMTNDLGGAKIYLKREDLNHTGSHKINNVLGQVLLAKKMGKTRVIAETGAGQHGVATATAAALMGLKCEVFMGREDTDRQALNVYRMELLGAKVHPVDSGTATLKDAVNETMREWTRRMDDTLYVLGSVMGPHPFPMIVRDFQKIIGKEIKEQLQEKEGRLPDAVIACVGGGSNAMGAFYEFIPDEQVQLIGCEAAGLGVDTEKHAATIAKGTEGVFHGMKSLFCQDEYGQIAPVYSISAGLDYPGIGPEHANLNETGRAIYVPITDVEAVEAFEYLSRTEGIIPAIESAHAVAYARKLAPAMEKDKIIVVNISGRGDKDVAAIARYRGVEIYE; encoded by the coding sequence ATGAGTAAAGGAAGATTTGGAAATTATGGAGGACAGTATATTCCGGAGACACTGATGAGCGCCGTGCAGGAGCTGGAAGAGGCATATAAGAAATACAGCAAAGACCCGGCGTTTAACAAAGAGCTGGACGATCTGCTGAAAAATTACGCGGGCCGTCCGTCCCTGCTGTATTACGCGGAGAAAATGACAAATGATCTGGGGGGAGCCAAAATATATCTGAAGCGTGAGGATTTAAACCATACCGGCTCTCACAAGATCAACAATGTTCTGGGACAGGTGCTTCTGGCAAAAAAAATGGGCAAGACAAGAGTCATTGCCGAGACAGGAGCAGGACAGCACGGTGTGGCCACCGCCACGGCAGCGGCGCTTATGGGACTTAAATGTGAGGTCTTCATGGGACGGGAGGACACGGACCGCCAGGCGCTGAATGTATACCGCATGGAACTTTTGGGGGCAAAGGTACATCCTGTGGACAGCGGAACAGCCACGCTTAAGGATGCCGTCAATGAAACCATGCGGGAGTGGACCAGAAGGATGGATGACACCCTGTATGTGCTTGGCTCTGTTATGGGACCCCATCCCTTCCCTATGATCGTGCGCGATTTCCAGAAGATCATCGGAAAGGAGATCAAAGAGCAGCTGCAGGAAAAAGAGGGCAGACTCCCGGATGCCGTGATCGCCTGTGTGGGCGGGGGCAGCAATGCCATGGGTGCATTTTATGAATTTATCCCGGATGAGCAGGTACAGCTTATCGGATGTGAAGCGGCAGGCCTCGGTGTGGATACAGAGAAACATGCGGCTACCATAGCCAAAGGGACAGAGGGGGTTTTCCATGGCATGAAATCCTTGTTCTGCCAGGATGAGTACGGACAGATCGCCCCTGTGTACTCCATCTCGGCAGGTCTGGATTATCCGGGGATCGGACCGGAACATGCCAACTTAAATGAAACCGGCAGGGCAATATATGTGCCCATTACAGATGTGGAGGCAGTGGAGGCATTTGAATACCTTTCAAGGACTGAGGGGATCATCCCGGCCATTGAAAGCGCCCATGCAGTGGCATATGCCAGGAAGCTGGCTCCGGCTATGGAGAAGGACAAGATCATTGTGGTAAATATTTCAGGCAGAGGCGACAAGGACGTGGCTGCCATAGCACGGTACAGAGGAGTGGAGATTTATGAGTAA
- the trpA gene encoding tryptophan synthase subunit alpha — translation MSKIYQAFENKKAFIPFITGGDPTLDVTEQLLYAMEEAGADLIEIGIPFSDPTAEGPVIQEANERALKAGCTTDKLFDMIKRARKKVTVPIVFLTYVNPIFTYGKERFMKKCVECGVDGIIVPDMPYEEIQELAPACDTFGIDIIPLIAPTSNARITMIAKEAKGYIYCVSSLGVTGVRSQIKTDIGSMVELVRQATDVPCAVGFGISTPQQAYDMAKVSDGAIVGSAIVKIVAKYGKGCVPHVAEYVKEMKAAVDRANG, via the coding sequence ATGAGTAAAATATATCAGGCGTTTGAAAACAAAAAGGCATTTATTCCATTTATCACAGGCGGAGACCCCACACTTGACGTGACAGAACAGCTTCTGTACGCTATGGAGGAGGCAGGGGCGGATCTGATCGAAATCGGCATACCTTTTTCCGACCCCACAGCAGAAGGCCCTGTAATACAGGAAGCAAATGAGAGAGCACTGAAAGCGGGATGTACCACAGATAAATTGTTTGATATGATAAAAAGAGCAAGAAAAAAAGTCACTGTACCCATTGTATTTCTCACTTATGTGAATCCTATTTTTACCTATGGCAAGGAACGCTTTATGAAAAAATGTGTAGAGTGTGGTGTTGACGGCATTATTGTTCCGGATATGCCTTATGAGGAAATACAGGAGCTGGCACCAGCCTGTGACACATTTGGGATTGATATTATCCCTCTGATAGCACCCACATCAAATGCGCGCATCACCATGATCGCAAAGGAGGCTAAGGGTTATATCTACTGCGTCTCCTCCCTGGGTGTTACCGGCGTAAGGAGCCAGATCAAGACAGATATCGGTTCCATGGTGGAATTGGTGCGGCAGGCAACAGATGTGCCCTGCGCCGTGGGCTTTGGCATATCCACTCCCCAGCAGGCATATGACATGGCAAAAGTATCGGACGGGGCTATTGTGGGGTCTGCAATTGTTAAAATTGTGGCAAAATATGGAAAAGGTTGTGTGCCGCATGTAGCGGAGTATGTAAAAGAAATGAAGGCTGCCGTGGACCGGGCCAATGGCTGA
- a CDS encoding acyl-CoA carboxylase subunit beta produces the protein MSNTAQSLASKRIASLLDENSFVEIGGCVTARNTDFNLSEKETPADGVITGYGVIDGSLVYVYSQDASVLNGTIGEMHAKKIVRLYDLAMKTGAPVIGLVDCAGLRLQEATDALHAFGEIYTKQVMASGVIPQITGIFGTCGGGLAIVPALTDFTFMEEKSGKLFVNSPNALEGNEISKCDTSSAKYQSEEAGLVDVLGSEDEILAQMRLLVSMLPSNYEDNSSYEDCTDDLNRVCPELENCVGDTAIALSQIADNHEFFEVKAAYAKDMVTGFIRLNGASVGCVANRSEVYNDEGEKTESFDNVLSVRGCKKAADFVKFCDAFEIPVLSLTNVKGYKATKCAEANIAKAAAQLTYTFTNATIPKVNIVIGEAFGSAYLAMNSKSTGADMVYAWPGAQIGMMDARLAAKIMYADSDAATINEKAAEYADLQSSAMAAAKRGYVDAIIEAEDTRKYVIGAFEMLFTKREDRPSKKHGTV, from the coding sequence ATGAGTAATACAGCACAAAGCTTGGCAAGTAAGAGAATTGCTTCTTTACTTGATGAGAACAGTTTTGTTGAGATCGGCGGCTGTGTCACAGCAAGAAACACAGATTTCAACTTATCTGAAAAGGAAACACCGGCAGACGGTGTCATCACCGGTTATGGTGTCATCGACGGCAGCCTGGTGTATGTGTACAGCCAGGACGCTTCCGTTCTGAACGGAACCATCGGTGAAATGCATGCCAAAAAGATTGTCAGACTTTACGATCTGGCAATGAAAACAGGCGCTCCGGTTATCGGACTTGTGGACTGTGCAGGTTTGAGACTGCAGGAAGCTACAGATGCTCTGCATGCTTTTGGTGAAATCTACACCAAACAGGTTATGGCATCTGGTGTGATCCCCCAGATCACAGGTATCTTCGGAACCTGCGGCGGCGGTCTTGCAATTGTTCCGGCTCTTACCGATTTCACCTTCATGGAAGAGAAGTCCGGTAAGCTGTTTGTAAACTCCCCCAACGCTTTAGAGGGAAATGAAATTTCCAAATGTGATACATCCAGTGCAAAATACCAGAGCGAAGAGGCTGGCCTGGTGGATGTACTGGGAAGTGAGGATGAGATCCTTGCGCAGATGAGACTGCTGGTATCCATGCTGCCTTCCAACTACGAAGACAACTCTTCTTACGAAGACTGCACGGATGACTTAAACCGTGTGTGCCCGGAACTGGAAAATTGTGTGGGCGATACTGCGATCGCACTTTCCCAGATCGCGGACAACCATGAGTTCTTTGAAGTGAAAGCCGCTTATGCAAAAGATATGGTGACAGGTTTTATCCGTCTGAACGGTGCTTCGGTGGGCTGCGTTGCCAACAGAAGCGAAGTTTACAACGATGAAGGTGAGAAAACAGAGTCCTTCGACAATGTACTCTCTGTAAGAGGATGTAAGAAAGCAGCAGATTTCGTTAAATTCTGTGATGCTTTTGAAATTCCGGTGCTGTCCCTGACAAATGTAAAAGGCTACAAAGCAACAAAGTGCGCAGAGGCCAATATTGCCAAGGCAGCCGCACAGCTTACTTACACATTTACAAATGCAACCATACCGAAAGTGAACATCGTGATCGGTGAGGCCTTCGGAAGTGCATATCTGGCAATGAACAGCAAATCCACGGGAGCTGACATGGTATACGCATGGCCCGGCGCTCAGATCGGTATGATGGACGCGCGTCTTGCCGCTAAGATCATGTATGCGGACAGCGATGCTGCCACGATCAATGAAAAAGCTGCTGAGTATGCCGACTTACAGTCAAGTGCAATGGCTGCTGCCAAGAGAGGTTATGTGGATGCCATCATCGAGGCAGAAGATACCAGAAAATATGTGATTGGTGCTTTTGAAATGTTATTCACAAAGAGAGAAGATCGTCCCAGTAAAAAACACGGCACGGTTTAG
- a CDS encoding OadG family transporter subunit, with translation MKQTWKKLIGLILIGVCALAMTACGSSKDSTGGLKELDDATVDSLVESFGSVVGNIADLDEESIAGLMEGEDAFSASAASAWEGAGEDLGAYVETNKGEVEIKDGSYMLSLSCKFENRDAVCVFTLDKNGNPLSVTIDPQYSMGEKMAQAGQNTLLGVGTVFVMLVFLCFVISLMKYIPGFVESFGKKKAAPEEVRVPAAPVIPEAVEEETVDDGELIAVIAAAIAASENTSTDSFVVRSIRKSTKRNWQRA, from the coding sequence ATGAAGCAGACATGGAAAAAATTAATTGGTTTGATCCTGATCGGAGTTTGCGCGCTGGCTATGACAGCCTGCGGAAGCAGCAAAGACTCCACAGGTGGTTTAAAAGAGCTGGATGATGCTACCGTTGACTCCCTTGTGGAGAGCTTTGGCAGCGTTGTCGGCAACATTGCTGATCTGGATGAGGAATCCATTGCAGGCCTGATGGAAGGCGAAGATGCATTCAGCGCCTCTGCAGCCAGTGCATGGGAGGGAGCCGGCGAAGATCTGGGAGCATATGTTGAGACGAACAAAGGCGAGGTGGAGATCAAAGACGGCAGCTATATGCTGTCACTGTCATGTAAATTTGAGAACCGCGACGCAGTATGCGTCTTTACTCTGGATAAAAACGGCAATCCTCTCAGTGTGACCATTGACCCACAATATTCAATGGGTGAAAAAATGGCACAGGCAGGACAGAATACACTTCTTGGTGTAGGTACTGTTTTTGTAATGCTGGTCTTCCTTTGCTTTGTTATTTCCTTAATGAAATACATTCCGGGCTTTGTGGAGTCCTTTGGCAAGAAGAAAGCTGCTCCGGAAGAGGTTCGCGTTCCGGCTGCCCCTGTTATTCCGGAAGCAGTGGAGGAAGAGACAGTGGATGACGGTGAACTGATCGCAGTCATTGCAGCGGCCATCGCGGCATCTGAAAATACATCTACAGACAGTTTTGTAGTTCGTTCCATCAGAAAATCAACAAAAAGAAATTGGCAGAGAGCCTAA
- a CDS encoding biotin/lipoyl-binding carrier protein: MKSYTITVNGVAYDVTVEEGAGNAAAPVAAPKAAPKAAPKAAPAAKPAASAAGAVAVTASVPGKVFKVEANVGQAVKTGDNIIILEAMKMEIPVVAPQDGTIASIDVAVGDSVENGDTLASMN; encoded by the coding sequence ATGAAATCTTATACAATTACAGTTAATGGCGTTGCATATGATGTAACAGTAGAAGAGGGCGCAGGAAACGCAGCAGCACCTGTGGCAGCTCCGAAGGCTGCTCCTAAGGCAGCACCAAAAGCCGCTCCGGCAGCAAAACCTGCAGCATCTGCAGCAGGCGCAGTGGCAGTTACCGCATCTGTTCCGGGTAAAGTATTCAAAGTGGAAGCAAATGTTGGACAGGCAGTAAAAACCGGTGATAACATCATCATCCTGGAAGCCATGAAAATGGAGATTCCGGTTGTTGCTCCGCAGGACGGTACCATTGCAAGTATTGACGTGGCAGTTGGTGACTCCGTAGAAAACGGCGATACACTGGCATCCATGAACTAG
- a CDS encoding sodium ion-translocating decarboxylase subunit beta, protein MSNVTDTLSNLLQQTAFFNLTWGNYLMILVAFVFLFLAIKKGFEPLLLVPIAFGMLLVNIYPDIMAQPYTDAAGIEHAGGLLHYFYLMDEWSILPSLIFMGVGAMTDFGPLIANPKSFLMGAAAQLGIYMAYFLAIFMGFNGKAAAAISIIGGADGPTSIFLAGKLGQTVLMGPIAVAAYSYMSLVPIIQPPIMKLLTTEKERKIKMEQLRPVSKLEKILFPIIITVVVCLILPTTAPLVGMLMLGNLFRESGVVKQLSETASNALMYIVVILLGTSVGASTSAEAFLKLDTLKIVVLGLVAFAVGTAGGVLLGKLMCKLSGGKINPLIGSAGVSAVPMAARVSQKVGAEADPTNFLLMHAMGPNVAGVIGTAVAAGTFMAIFGV, encoded by the coding sequence ATGTCTAACGTTACAGATACACTGTCTAACCTGCTCCAGCAGACAGCGTTTTTCAATCTGACATGGGGAAATTACCTTATGATTTTAGTTGCCTTTGTATTTCTTTTCCTGGCAATTAAAAAAGGATTTGAACCGCTTCTTCTGGTGCCGATTGCCTTCGGTATGCTGTTGGTTAATATCTATCCTGATATTATGGCACAGCCATACACGGATGCAGCAGGAATCGAGCACGCAGGTGGACTTCTTCACTATTTTTATCTGATGGATGAATGGAGTATTCTTCCGTCCCTGATCTTCATGGGTGTTGGTGCCATGACAGACTTTGGTCCGCTGATCGCAAACCCCAAGAGCTTTCTTATGGGTGCAGCAGCACAGCTTGGTATCTATATGGCATACTTCCTGGCGATCTTTATGGGATTCAACGGAAAGGCAGCAGCAGCGATCTCCATTATCGGAGGTGCTGACGGCCCGACTTCCATCTTCCTGGCAGGTAAGCTTGGACAGACAGTCCTGATGGGACCTATTGCGGTGGCGGCATATTCCTATATGTCCCTGGTTCCGATCATCCAGCCGCCGATCATGAAACTTCTCACAACTGAGAAGGAAAGAAAAATTAAAATGGAACAGCTCCGTCCGGTTTCCAAACTGGAAAAAATCCTGTTCCCTATTATCATCACCGTTGTTGTTTGTCTGATCCTTCCTACAACAGCTCCGCTGGTTGGTATGTTAATGCTTGGTAACCTGTTCCGTGAATCAGGTGTTGTAAAACAGTTAAGCGAGACAGCGTCCAATGCCCTTATGTATATTGTAGTTATCTTACTGGGAACTTCCGTAGGTGCTTCCACAAGCGCTGAGGCATTCCTGAAACTGGATACTCTGAAAATCGTCGTTTTAGGTCTGGTTGCATTTGCAGTTGGTACTGCAGGCGGCGTGCTTCTCGGTAAGTTAATGTGCAAACTGTCCGGCGGCAAGATCAACCCGTTGATCGGTTCTGCCGGTGTATCTGCTGTTCCTATGGCAGCCCGTGTATCCCAGAAAGTTGGTGCTGAGGCAGACCCGACTAACTTCCTGCTGATGCATGCAATGGGCCCGAACGTTGCAGGTGTTATCGGTACTGCGGTAGCTGCTGGTACCTTCATGGCAATTTTCGGTGTTTAA
- a CDS encoding oxaloacetate decarboxylase subunit alpha, with product MAEVVKKPIKITETILRDAHQSLIATRMTTEQMLPIVDKLDKVGYHSVECWGGATFDASLRFLKEDPWDRLRKFRDGFKNTKLQMLFRGQNILGYRPYADDVVEYFVQKSIANGIDIIRIFDCLNDLRNLQTAVKASNKEKGHAQVALSYTLGDAYTMEYWVDMAKKVEDMGANSICIKDMAGLLVPYKATELVTALKEAVDIPIQLHTHYTSGVASMTYLKAVEAGVDVLDTAMSPFALGTSQPATEVMVETFKGTPYDTGFDQNLLAEIADYFRPIRDEALESGLLNPKNLGVNIKTLLYQVPGGMLSNLTSQLKEQHAEDKFYDVLEEVPRVRKDLGEPPLVTPSSQIVGTQAVFNVIMGERYKMVTKETKDVLSGKYGATVKPFDSEVQKKCIGDTEPITCRPADLIPDELDTLRSEMAQWSEQEEDVLSYALFPQVATEFFKYREAQKTKVDPKVADTENGAYPV from the coding sequence ATGGCAGAGGTAGTAAAAAAACCTATTAAGATCACTGAAACAATCTTACGTGATGCGCATCAGTCTCTGATCGCAACCAGAATGACCACAGAGCAGATGCTGCCGATCGTAGATAAACTGGATAAAGTCGGTTACCATTCCGTAGAGTGCTGGGGTGGTGCCACCTTTGATGCATCCCTGCGTTTCTTAAAAGAAGATCCCTGGGACAGACTGCGTAAATTCCGTGACGGCTTTAAAAATACAAAACTGCAGATGTTATTCCGTGGACAGAATATCCTGGGATACCGTCCTTACGCAGATGATGTGGTAGAGTATTTCGTACAGAAATCTATTGCAAACGGTATTGACATCATCCGTATCTTTGACTGTCTGAATGACCTGAGAAACCTGCAGACAGCCGTTAAAGCATCCAACAAAGAAAAAGGACATGCACAGGTTGCATTGTCTTATACCTTAGGAGATGCTTATACTATGGAATATTGGGTGGATATGGCCAAAAAAGTTGAGGATATGGGTGCAAATTCTATCTGTATCAAAGATATGGCCGGCCTGCTTGTGCCTTATAAAGCAACAGAGCTGGTAACAGCGCTGAAAGAGGCTGTTGATATTCCTATTCAGCTTCATACACACTACACATCAGGCGTGGCTTCCATGACCTATTTAAAAGCTGTAGAGGCAGGCGTGGATGTACTAGATACAGCAATGTCTCCCTTTGCCCTGGGAACATCCCAGCCGGCTACCGAGGTTATGGTTGAAACCTTTAAAGGAACACCTTACGACACAGGCTTTGACCAGAATCTTCTGGCAGAGATCGCTGACTATTTCCGTCCGATCCGTGATGAGGCACTGGAAAGCGGCCTGCTGAATCCCAAGAACCTGGGCGTTAATATTAAAACCCTGCTGTATCAGGTACCGGGCGGTATGCTCTCCAACCTGACCAGCCAGTTGAAGGAACAGCACGCAGAAGATAAATTCTACGATGTTCTGGAAGAAGTGCCGAGAGTGCGTAAAGACCTGGGCGAGCCGCCTCTGGTTACCCCGTCCTCTCAGATCGTTGGTACACAGGCTGTGTTCAACGTGATCATGGGCGAGCGCTATAAAATGGTTACAAAAGAGACAAAGGACGTTCTCAGCGGAAAATACGGTGCTACGGTTAAACCGTTCGATTCTGAAGTACAGAAGAAGTGTATCGGTGATACAGAGCCGATCACCTGCCGTCCGGCTGATTTGATCCCGGATGAACTGGATACTTTGAGAAGTGAAATGGCACAGTGGTCCGAACAGGAAGAGGACGTATTGTCTTATGCATTATTCCCGCAGGTGGCTACCGAGTTCTTCAAGTATAGAGAAGCACAGAAGACGAAGGTGGACCCGAAGGTTGCGGATACGGAGAATGGGGCTTATCCTGTTTGA